From Candidatus Doudnabacteria bacterium, a single genomic window includes:
- a CDS encoding zf-HC2 domain-containing protein, giving the protein MKEEFKMECVWGDLNQSLLRKFARGLDDRIDDERLAELKQHLQECAECRNFVAENDQPFEYNPKDPEYDSDEAQALRSSYDGFHRTFGKADPNGDPFD; this is encoded by the coding sequence GTGAAGGAGGAATTCAAGATGGAGTGCGTTTGGGGCGACTTGAACCAATCGTTGTTGCGCAAATTCGCTCGCGGCCTGGATGACAGGATTGATGATGAAAGACTGGCAGAACTGAAACAACATCTGCAGGAATGCGCGGAGTGTCGTAATTTCGTTGCTGAAAACGATCAGCCCTTCGAGTACAATCCGAAAGACCCTGAGTATGACAGTGACGAAGCTCAAGCTCTGAGGAGTAGCTACGACGGTTTCCATCGAACCTTTGGCAAAGCAGACCCAAACGGTGACCCGTTCGATTAG
- the ligD gene encoding non-homologous end-joining DNA ligase, protein MRVRHIKPMLATLVDKPFDADGWLFEVKWDGFRAIAEVENDRVEIYSRNLLSFNKRFSPIIKSLQGHKLKAVLDGEIVILDSRGKSRFELLQHYQQTGKGNLVYYVFDLLFLNGKDLRSQPLLERKKLLKKILPRNALIKYSEHVLDHGKKLYEKAKKQTWEGIMAKDYQSPYRAGKRTKEWQKIKNRPQQEVVIGGFTKPSGSRKKFGALVMGVYERGKLLYIGHAGTGFDEQTLNLVYNKLKPLIQKNPAFKNPPETRGETTWVKPKLVGEVAFEEWTEDGHMRQPAFLGLRPDKKASEVRKELPK, encoded by the coding sequence ATGAGAGTCCGCCACATCAAACCCATGCTGGCAACGCTGGTTGATAAGCCGTTTGACGCGGATGGCTGGCTGTTTGAGGTCAAATGGGACGGCTTCCGCGCCATCGCCGAAGTTGAAAATGATCGTGTTGAAATATATTCCAGAAATCTTCTGTCTTTCAACAAGCGGTTTTCGCCGATCATCAAAAGTTTGCAGGGACACAAATTAAAAGCCGTCCTGGACGGCGAGATCGTGATCTTGGACAGCCGCGGCAAATCGCGTTTCGAGCTTTTGCAGCATTACCAGCAAACCGGCAAAGGGAACCTGGTTTATTATGTCTTTGATCTCTTATTTCTCAACGGCAAGGACCTCCGAAGCCAGCCGCTGCTTGAACGAAAAAAACTTCTCAAAAAAATCCTGCCCCGGAATGCCCTTATAAAATATTCGGAGCACGTTTTGGACCACGGCAAAAAATTATACGAGAAGGCCAAAAAACAAACCTGGGAAGGCATCATGGCCAAAGATTACCAAAGTCCCTACCGTGCGGGCAAAAGAACCAAAGAATGGCAAAAGATCAAAAACCGCCCGCAACAGGAAGTGGTTATCGGCGGATTTACCAAGCCTTCCGGCAGCCGCAAAAAATTCGGCGCTTTAGTCATGGGTGTTTACGAGCGGGGTAAATTACTATACATCGGACACGCCGGCACCGGGTTTGACGAACAAACTTTGAATTTGGTTTATAATAAACTAAAACCGCTGATCCAAAAAAACCCGGCATTTAAAAATCCGCCGGAAACCCGCGGAGAAACCACCTGGGTCAAACCCAAACTGGTCGGCGAAGTGGCTTTCGAAGAATGGACAGAAGACGGACATATGCGACAGCCGGCTTTCCTGGGACTTAGGCCCGACAAAAAAGCAAGTGAAGTAAGAAAAGAACTGCCTAAATAA
- a CDS encoding FAD-binding oxidoreductase, whose product MIKEESSWGLKQSKNYPKLAKNIEADVAIIGGGLAGIFNAYFLAKAGLKVVVLEKDEKILQATTMYTTAFITKLIDSSFAELVKLFGPNKAKLVWGSGQDAIDLIAQIVQKENIECEFKVVPIYTYAQDQKEFEELRGEYGAVKKSGFEAELSKEGSKLNFRNSGFLKVSKQAMFHPIKFAQGLAGAAESLGAKIFTNSEVLAIEGLTLKTKTGRVSAKNVLIATYKPFTNQGTRFKKGMYVTYVYELEIAKGLIPEGMYLDMHNPYHYFRIDSFGVFDRMIAGGEDNRKEIKVSPDKSFNALEKYIKTVLGGNKYKITRKWSGDILEPSDGLGLIGEIMPHTFVVTGFSGNGMTYSAISAMIVRDQILGKKNRYINLYDPKRIPSIKQISGKGLDYMEEFFGGAFKNIFFSKK is encoded by the coding sequence ATGATAAAAGAAGAATCAAGTTGGGGGCTGAAGCAGAGTAAAAATTATCCAAAGCTTGCCAAGAATATTGAAGCTGATGTGGCAATTATCGGCGGGGGCCTTGCGGGCATTTTCAATGCCTATTTTTTGGCCAAAGCGGGGTTGAAGGTTGTAGTTTTGGAAAAGGATGAAAAGATCCTGCAGGCTACCACAATGTACACAACCGCTTTTATTACAAAACTGATTGACAGCTCATTTGCCGAGCTGGTCAAGCTTTTCGGCCCGAATAAAGCAAAACTGGTCTGGGGATCCGGGCAAGACGCCATTGATCTGATTGCTCAAATTGTTCAGAAAGAAAACATCGAATGCGAGTTTAAGGTTGTTCCGATCTATACTTACGCCCAAGACCAAAAGGAATTTGAAGAACTCAGAGGGGAGTATGGAGCCGTAAAAAAATCAGGATTTGAGGCTGAACTTTCAAAAGAAGGCAGCAAATTAAATTTTAGGAATTCCGGCTTTCTGAAAGTTTCGAAACAGGCCATGTTCCATCCGATCAAGTTCGCGCAAGGATTGGCCGGTGCGGCTGAGTCTTTGGGAGCGAAGATATTTACCAATTCGGAAGTTTTGGCAATTGAAGGCCTGACCCTAAAAACCAAAACAGGCCGGGTCTCGGCGAAAAATGTTTTAATTGCCACATATAAGCCGTTTACCAACCAGGGCACGCGCTTTAAAAAAGGCATGTACGTCACTTACGTCTACGAACTTGAAATTGCCAAGGGACTGATTCCCGAAGGCATGTACCTTGATATGCATAATCCTTATCATTATTTCCGGATCGACAGTTTTGGCGTTTTTGACCGGATGATCGCGGGAGGTGAGGATAACCGCAAGGAAATTAAAGTGAGTCCTGATAAAAGCTTTAATGCTCTGGAAAAATATATAAAAACCGTTTTGGGCGGCAATAAATATAAAATAACGCGCAAATGGTCAGGTGACATTCTGGAACCGTCGGACGGGCTTGGCTTAATAGGCGAGATCATGCCGCACACATTCGTAGTTACGGGATTTTCCGGCAATGGCATGACCTATTCGGCAATTTCGGCCATGATCGTGCGCGATCAGATACTTGGCAAAAAGAATCGTTATATTAATTTGTACGATCCGAAACGCATACCTTCGATAAAGCAGATCAGCGGCAAGGGGCTGGATTATATGGAAGAATTTTTCGGTGGCGCATTCAAAAACATCTTTTTTTCCAAAAAATAG
- a CDS encoding AIR synthase-related protein: protein MRGEYAAAGVDYTKIEPFKRAMIRAGSQTLNFPNSREVYVNEDVLNSHGAVFEYSGLLTSWWCVTQEGLGNLNWIAEWMYQNTGKSHYDVVARAAALIIAIDVISQGAMPVVWTDEVACGDSEWFTDEKRSEDYARGCVEVCREVGMALPAGESSSLRYLIKSAPPVVSAPSLSGSITGIIAPKRRLITGRDLRPGDRILVDPSTGLGANGISLVIKRATSGELPDQFLTKLPTGRTLGEECLIPIKSHVKFVEHLLEQKVDIHALLAATGDGVGKIAFDKRPYTYRIHSWVEVPPLFKFMREIGVSLLDCLKTFNYGAGLYLFVPPSQVDDVIRIGKEVGHAITEVGVVEEGERKTIFQPEGIILPPPGE, encoded by the coding sequence ATGCGCGGCGAATACGCGGCAGCCGGAGTGGACTACACCAAGATCGAGCCTTTCAAACGGGCGATGATCCGAGCAGGAAGCCAGACGCTCAACTTCCCCAACAGCCGGGAAGTCTATGTAAACGAAGATGTCCTCAATTCTCATGGCGCCGTCTTTGAATACTCGGGACTACTGACCTCTTGGTGGTGCGTGACGCAGGAAGGCCTGGGCAATCTCAACTGGATAGCGGAGTGGATGTATCAGAACACCGGCAAAAGCCACTACGACGTGGTTGCCAGAGCCGCAGCTCTTATCATTGCGATCGACGTTATCTCGCAGGGCGCGATGCCGGTCGTCTGGACGGACGAGGTGGCTTGCGGCGACAGCGAATGGTTCACTGACGAAAAGAGAAGCGAGGACTATGCGCGCGGCTGCGTTGAGGTTTGCCGGGAAGTCGGCATGGCTTTGCCGGCCGGCGAATCGTCGTCATTGCGGTATCTGATCAAATCCGCGCCGCCGGTCGTGAGCGCGCCATCGTTGAGCGGCTCGATCACTGGCATCATCGCCCCGAAACGCCGGCTCATCACAGGGCGCGACCTGAGACCCGGTGACCGCATCCTCGTTGACCCATCTACAGGCCTTGGAGCTAACGGAATTTCCCTGGTCATCAAAAGGGCGACCAGCGGCGAGCTTCCCGATCAGTTTCTCACAAAGCTTCCTACGGGAAGAACCCTTGGTGAAGAATGCCTCATTCCGATCAAATCGCACGTGAAATTCGTTGAACACCTGCTGGAGCAGAAAGTCGACATCCATGCGCTGCTTGCGGCCACCGGCGACGGTGTCGGCAAGATCGCATTCGACAAGAGGCCGTACACCTACCGGATCCATTCCTGGGTGGAGGTACCTCCTCTTTTCAAATTCATGCGGGAGATCGGGGTGTCGCTGCTTGACTGCCTGAAGACCTTCAACTATGGAGCGGGGCTGTATCTGTTCGTACCGCCTTCGCAAGTCGACGACGTTATAAGGATTGGTAAAGAAGTCGGTCACGCGATCACAGAAGTCGGCGTCGTGGAAGAGGGCGAGCGAAAGACTATCTTCCAGCCCGAAGGGATCATACTGCCTCCACCAGGCGAATAA
- a CDS encoding phosphoribosylformylglycinamidine synthase subunit PurS: MAKAGRGVVQKPRQVLVQMLVRYKPEVPDPEKADMLVRLTNQGYHQVAGVALAKLFLIRFEDITPKKARAAAEKIGSDMLANPVTEDFEIISVETIKT; encoded by the coding sequence ATGGCAAAGGCAGGCCGGGGAGTCGTTCAAAAGCCGCGTCAGGTCCTAGTTCAGATGTTGGTGCGCTATAAGCCTGAAGTGCCGGATCCTGAAAAAGCTGATATGCTCGTCCGGCTGACGAATCAGGGTTACCATCAGGTTGCAGGTGTGGCCCTTGCCAAGCTTTTCCTGATCAGATTTGAAGACATCACGCCCAAAAAAGCCCGGGCGGCTGCCGAGAAAATTGGGTCTGATATGCTGGCTAACCCGGTCACGGAGGATTTCGAGATTATTAGCGTTGAAACGATCAAGACCTGA
- a CDS encoding DNA polymerase ligase N-terminal domain-containing protein: MRYNYSMSLATYKKKRKFSETPEPEGKPIKAKGALHFVVQKHHARQLHYDFRLEHDGVLVSWAVPKGPSLKLAEKHLAMKVEDHPVDYMKFEGNIPAGNYGAGSVIVWDFGTYLALGTNSVADSEKAIKQGLRAGQVKVVLSGKKLQGGFALIKLKSNWGGKNSWLLIKEKDSFVKKTDVTRQVKSVLSGKSLAQIAKTDKVWKSNKKK; the protein is encoded by the coding sequence ATGAGGTATAATTATAGCATGAGCTTAGCCACCTATAAAAAGAAACGGAAATTCAGCGAAACACCCGAACCTGAAGGCAAACCGATCAAAGCGAAAGGTGCCTTGCATTTTGTCGTGCAAAAACACCACGCCAGACAGCTGCATTATGACTTCCGCCTGGAACACGATGGGGTACTGGTAAGCTGGGCTGTGCCCAAAGGGCCATCATTGAAGCTTGCGGAAAAGCACCTGGCAATGAAGGTGGAGGACCATCCGGTTGATTACATGAAATTTGAAGGCAATATTCCGGCGGGCAATTACGGTGCAGGCTCGGTCATAGTCTGGGATTTTGGCACGTATTTAGCTCTTGGCACGAATTCAGTAGCGGACAGCGAGAAAGCTATCAAACAAGGACTGAGAGCCGGACAGGTCAAAGTCGTGCTCAGCGGCAAAAAGCTCCAAGGCGGGTTTGCCTTGATAAAACTGAAAAGCAACTGGGGCGGAAAAAATTCCTGGCTTTTGATCAAAGAAAAAGATTCTTTCGTAAAAAAAACCGACGTCACCAGGCAGGTTAAATCCGTCTTAAGCGGCAAAAGCCTTGCCCAGATCGCCAAAACAGATAAAGTTTGGAAATCGAATAAGAAAAAATGA
- a CDS encoding DUF378 domain-containing protein, whose amino-acid sequence MSGKHMGLHMWTFILLVIGGLNWGLAIWHMDIATWGWNVTLVKIIYALIALSAIYEALTHVKRCKECKGEM is encoded by the coding sequence ATGTCAGGAAAACATATGGGTTTGCACATGTGGACCTTCATCCTTTTGGTGATTGGCGGTCTCAACTGGGGCTTGGCAATTTGGCACATGGATATTGCTACTTGGGGCTGGAATGTGACTTTGGTAAAGATAATTTATGCTTTAATCGCCCTTTCGGCAATTTATGAAGCCTTGACCCACGTCAAGCGGTGTAAGGAATGCAAGGGTGAAATGTAA
- a CDS encoding phosphodiester glycosidase family protein: MKNEHLLKTSIFFGSLLICLFFVRTARAATFLHPHGSVVISQGTIYRISDNGQALEGFDTPEKYFSYRYSFAQAAPATSDDLALPHTVIAWGDGRLFLEQGVGYQVSGGTKHGFVSQDAFLGQGFKFSQAKVGTLNLPVGQVIASAAEAHLSGSFVIDGTGTVWYMTDTQRQGVPSIALLNSWGLNFSEVVPANANDLAKPAGSLLSYRSGSLINDGGVIWVIEGMGKRSFPSTACFINFGYNLQNAVVASTLGYADNGTICGPAPAVTYERKTVATSRGNFSVDILTADASQVKVVTDTADDNDCLNNCQVKSLIDFVNQNQGFAGIHGSYFCPTSYPECAGKTNSFYWKVYNSRLNKMINAHNNIKEDMPFLAFDTSGTAHFFNQYKDLISANLPITAGISNEPLLVQNGQIVVVESTLDDKQRTVKSDRGGLGLTGQTLYAVIAHSATVFDLAYIMQALGADNAFNLDGGGSAAMVYNGVYKTGPGRLLPNALVFVRK; the protein is encoded by the coding sequence ATGAAAAATGAACATTTATTAAAGACTTCAATTTTTTTCGGAAGTCTTTTGATTTGTCTGTTTTTTGTCCGCACAGCCCGCGCGGCGACCTTCCTGCATCCTCACGGAAGCGTGGTGATCTCTCAGGGCACGATCTACCGCATCAGCGATAACGGGCAGGCTTTGGAGGGATTCGATACCCCTGAAAAATATTTTTCTTACCGGTACAGCTTTGCCCAGGCAGCGCCCGCGACATCTGATGATCTGGCTTTGCCTCACACGGTCATTGCCTGGGGCGACGGGCGGTTATTCCTGGAGCAGGGTGTGGGCTACCAGGTTTCGGGCGGCACAAAGCACGGCTTTGTCTCGCAGGATGCTTTCCTGGGGCAGGGATTTAAATTCAGCCAGGCAAAAGTCGGAACTTTGAACTTGCCCGTGGGCCAGGTCATCGCATCCGCAGCGGAAGCGCACCTTTCCGGCTCGTTCGTGATTGACGGCACAGGCACGGTCTGGTACATGACCGACACGCAGAGACAAGGTGTTCCTTCAATTGCACTTTTGAATTCCTGGGGGCTTAATTTTTCCGAGGTCGTGCCTGCCAATGCCAATGATCTGGCCAAACCGGCCGGGTCATTGCTGTCTTATCGTTCCGGGTCCTTGATCAATGACGGGGGAGTTATTTGGGTCATCGAAGGCATGGGCAAAAGATCTTTTCCTTCCACCGCTTGTTTTATCAATTTCGGATATAATTTGCAGAATGCAGTGGTGGCATCCACTCTGGGTTATGCCGACAACGGGACTATCTGCGGGCCGGCACCCGCGGTTACATATGAGAGAAAGACCGTGGCTACGAGCCGCGGGAATTTCTCAGTCGATATTCTGACGGCTGATGCGAGTCAGGTCAAAGTTGTCACTGATACTGCTGACGATAATGACTGCCTTAATAATTGCCAGGTAAAATCCCTGATCGATTTTGTCAATCAGAACCAGGGATTTGCCGGCATCCATGGTTCATATTTTTGTCCGACAAGTTATCCTGAATGCGCGGGCAAGACCAATTCATTTTACTGGAAAGTTTATAACTCCCGCCTGAACAAGATGATCAACGCCCATAATAATATTAAAGAAGACATGCCGTTTTTGGCTTTTGATACTTCAGGAACAGCGCATTTTTTCAATCAATATAAAGACCTCATCTCTGCAAATTTACCCATCACTGCCGGAATTTCCAATGAACCCCTGCTGGTGCAGAATGGCCAGATCGTGGTCGTAGAAAGCACGCTTGACGATAAGCAGCGCACCGTGAAAAGCGACCGCGGAGGTTTGGGCCTCACTGGCCAGACCCTATATGCGGTAATAGCCCACTCAGCAACCGTGTTTGACCTGGCCTACATCATGCAGGCGCTTGGAGCTGATAATGCGTTTAATCTTGATGGCGGGGGATCTGCTGCCATGGTCTATAATGGGGTTTATAAGACAGGACCCGGCAGGTTGCTTCCGAATGCTTTGGTTTTCGTCAGAAAGTAA
- a CDS encoding cupredoxin family copper-binding protein, which yields MNIKYKFVIAIGTVAFLAAACNQTTTTQTPNPTPAPMPIPNPGPQPLNVVAPSTPNPAPSPTPAPTPAPGPQPPHVIAPTTHYISIQNFAFTPTSIMIRKGDTVVWTNKDSAVHTVIGDNGGPASSNLSTNQTYSFTFNTIGAFNYHCSIHPYMQGIVTVTQ from the coding sequence ATGAATATTAAATATAAGTTTGTAATTGCTATTGGTACAGTTGCGTTTTTGGCTGCTGCTTGTAATCAAACCACCACCACTCAAACACCCAACCCAACGCCCGCACCAATGCCAATTCCGAATCCAGGTCCGCAGCCGCTGAATGTGGTCGCTCCATCCACTCCAAACCCGGCACCCTCACCAACCCCTGCGCCGACTCCTGCTCCGGGTCCGCAGCCGCCGCATGTAATTGCACCGACAACTCATTATATTTCTATCCAGAACTTTGCCTTCACCCCTACTTCCATCATGATCAGAAAGGGCGATACTGTCGTCTGGACCAACAAGGATTCAGCTGTTCATACGGTAATCGGCGATAATGGAGGTCCCGCCAGCTCGAATCTTTCAACCAATCAGACCTATTCTTTTACCTTCAACACAATTGGTGCTTTTAATTACCATTGTTCCATCCATCCATATATGCAGGGAATCGTTACAGTCACGCAATAA
- the ligD gene encoding non-homologous end-joining DNA ligase has protein sequence MKQETTIKIEGKVLKLTNLDKVFWPKEKYTKGDVIDYYQKIAPYILPYLKNRPESLNRHPNGITGKNFFQKDVDHIPPKWAKVENIYSESNDKDIHYLVCQDKATLIYMANLGCIEINPWNSRIGKLHHPDFMIIDLDPEKISFDQVVVVAQTVHEVLNSLKLPSYCKTSGATGLHIYVPMGAKYNYDQVRHLAHQIVILVNSKLPNITSLERHPAKRQGKVYLDYLQNNKGQTLAVAYSVRPKPGATVSTPLEWKEVKKGLSPQDFNIKNIFARLKKKGDLWKPVLGKGIDLKSVLKRIEK, from the coding sequence ATGAAACAAGAAACCACTATCAAAATTGAGGGAAAAGTTCTCAAACTGACCAACCTGGACAAGGTCTTCTGGCCGAAAGAAAAATACACTAAAGGCGACGTCATCGATTATTATCAAAAGATCGCGCCATATATTCTGCCTTATCTTAAAAACCGGCCGGAATCTTTAAACCGCCACCCCAACGGCATTACAGGCAAAAATTTTTTCCAGAAAGACGTGGACCACATACCGCCTAAATGGGCCAAGGTTGAAAATATCTATTCGGAATCCAACGATAAAGATATCCATTATTTGGTCTGCCAGGATAAGGCCACGCTGATCTATATGGCCAATCTTGGCTGCATAGAGATCAATCCGTGGAATTCCAGGATCGGCAAGCTGCATCATCCGGATTTTATGATCATTGACCTGGACCCGGAAAAAATTTCCTTTGACCAGGTTGTTGTAGTCGCCCAAACCGTGCACGAGGTTCTAAATTCATTAAAACTTCCAAGCTATTGCAAAACTTCGGGCGCAACCGGGTTGCATATCTATGTGCCTATGGGCGCCAAATATAATTACGACCAGGTCCGGCATCTGGCGCACCAGATCGTAATTTTGGTCAACAGCAAACTGCCGAACATCACTAGCCTGGAACGCCATCCGGCGAAAAGGCAGGGGAAGGTTTACTTGGACTATCTGCAAAATAACAAAGGCCAGACTTTGGCTGTCGCCTACAGCGTCCGCCCTAAACCCGGGGCTACGGTTTCAACTCCTCTGGAATGGAAAGAAGTGAAAAAAGGCTTGAGCCCGCAGGATTTTAACATCAAAAATATTTTCGCGCGTTTGAAAAAGAAGGGCGACCTCTGGAAGCCGGTCTTGGGCAAAGGGATTGACCTGAAGTCTGTTTTAAAACGTATTGAAAAATAA
- a CDS encoding DoxX family protein, whose translation MQKNIEFAEPPFARFIFADTRMAWFWLLVRLYVGYEWIVPGWEKIHDVTWVGPKAGTAIAGFLNGALAKTTGAHPSVSGWYGSFISGFALHHTVFFSYLVAYGELLVGVALILGLFTGIAAFFGTFMNLNYLFAGTTSTNPLLALLGLFLILAWRVAGWYGLDMYVLPALGTPWQKGAAFRK comes from the coding sequence ATGCAAAAGAATATTGAGTTTGCAGAACCGCCATTTGCGAGGTTCATTTTTGCGGACACCAGAATGGCTTGGTTTTGGTTGCTTGTGCGACTTTATGTGGGCTACGAATGGATCGTCCCGGGCTGGGAAAAAATTCATGATGTGACCTGGGTCGGTCCGAAAGCAGGAACAGCCATTGCCGGATTCTTAAATGGCGCTTTGGCCAAAACTACTGGCGCTCATCCTAGTGTTTCGGGCTGGTATGGTTCGTTTATCAGCGGATTCGCACTCCACCACACCGTTTTCTTTTCATATTTGGTTGCTTACGGAGAATTGCTTGTCGGAGTTGCCTTAATATTGGGCTTATTTACCGGTATTGCCGCTTTCTTCGGCACATTTATGAACTTAAATTATCTGTTTGCAGGAACGACCAGCACTAATCCGTTATTGGCATTGCTTGGATTGTTTTTGATCCTGGCCTGGCGCGTAGCCGGTTGGTATGGGTTGGACATGTATGTTTTGCCGGCTCTGGGAACTCCTTGGCAGAAGGGGGCGGCTTTCAGGAAATAA
- the purD gene encoding phosphoribosylamine--glycine ligase has protein sequence MKILILGAGGREHSVGKKLAEEGHEIYAAPGNPGIAQIGRCVTELDVKDHKAVIDYVKSNGIGFTFVGPEAPLDAGIVDDFERFGLPIFGPTKMAAQIETSKEFCCTLLEAANVPIPATLYYNNFAAMEQSVAGSSGGIVLKKSGLAAGKGAEVVRNSTDLIPALTRLKKLGDGSFLVQTMEEGPELSYFVLTDGTDFVFLGSAQDYKPLYPGGPNTGGMGGFAPHPILTSELQKTIDETVVRPTIKALAEVSRPYKGVLYIQLMITKRGPVVIEINCRFGDPEAQLIMPLLNCELLPLLQATTKSGFLRMMEAKFKPWVSVGIVMASEGYPDDPKTGRFITGLDREPGPNDPNHYAYVYHAGTKMVEDQLVTSGGRVLTVVGTDSEYEMAKNMAMMAVSLIWFEGEQYRPDVGNEAIAAQAAT, from the coding sequence ATGAAAATTCTAATACTCGGCGCAGGCGGCCGCGAACACTCGGTTGGAAAAAAGCTGGCTGAAGAAGGACATGAGATCTATGCCGCGCCGGGCAATCCCGGCATCGCACAGATCGGCCGCTGCGTCACGGAGCTGGACGTCAAGGATCACAAGGCCGTGATCGACTACGTGAAATCCAATGGCATCGGCTTTACGTTCGTAGGCCCTGAAGCTCCTCTTGATGCGGGGATCGTCGATGACTTCGAGCGGTTTGGCCTGCCTATTTTCGGACCCACTAAGATGGCGGCTCAGATCGAAACGAGCAAAGAATTCTGCTGCACGCTGCTGGAGGCGGCAAACGTCCCGATCCCGGCAACCCTGTATTACAATAATTTCGCCGCCATGGAACAATCGGTCGCGGGCTCAAGCGGCGGGATCGTGCTCAAAAAAAGCGGCTTGGCTGCGGGCAAAGGCGCGGAAGTTGTCCGCAACAGTACCGATTTGATCCCGGCATTGACCCGGCTCAAGAAACTCGGCGATGGCAGCTTTCTTGTCCAGACTATGGAAGAAGGTCCGGAGCTGTCATACTTCGTGCTTACTGACGGGACTGATTTCGTTTTCTTAGGCTCCGCTCAGGACTACAAGCCGTTGTATCCCGGCGGGCCGAACACCGGCGGCATGGGCGGTTTTGCGCCGCACCCGATTCTGACTTCAGAGCTTCAAAAGACCATCGACGAGACGGTTGTTCGCCCGACGATCAAGGCCTTGGCGGAGGTCAGCCGGCCATACAAAGGCGTGCTGTACATTCAGCTCATGATCACCAAACGTGGGCCGGTGGTCATTGAGATCAATTGCCGATTCGGCGACCCTGAAGCGCAGCTGATCATGCCGCTTCTTAACTGCGAACTGCTGCCGCTGTTGCAGGCAACAACGAAGTCCGGTTTCTTGCGGATGATGGAGGCGAAGTTCAAACCATGGGTGTCAGTCGGAATCGTCATGGCGTCTGAAGGCTATCCGGACGATCCAAAAACAGGCCGGTTCATCACAGGACTCGACCGCGAACCGGGGCCGAATGACCCCAATCACTACGCTTACGTGTACCATGCCGGTACGAAAATGGTGGAAGACCAGCTCGTAACTTCGGGCGGACGCGTGCTGACGGTTGTGGGCACAGACTCAGAGTACGAAATGGCCAAGAACATGGCCATGATGGCAGTGAGCCTGATCTGGTTCGAGGGTGAACAGTACCGGCCGGATGTCGGGAACGAAGCGATCGCAGCGCAGGCTGCGACCTGA
- a CDS encoding DUF5652 family protein, with protein MIFHPLDYHSLIWLPVISILAIWSLVWKGLALWRAAKNNEPVWFVVLLIVNTLGILDILYLYVFSKPKRG; from the coding sequence ATGATATTTCATCCCCTTGATTACCATAGTTTAATCTGGCTTCCGGTGATCTCGATCTTGGCCATCTGGAGCCTGGTCTGGAAGGGCTTGGCGCTGTGGAGAGCGGCCAAAAACAATGAACCTGTTTGGTTCGTCGTGCTTTTGATCGTGAACACTTTAGGCATTTTGGACATCCTGTATTTGTATGTTTTTTCCAAGCCTAAACGCGGATAA